In the genome of Nocardioides seonyuensis, one region contains:
- a CDS encoding alpha/beta fold hydrolase: MRALEPTRTGSVDPHGVPIHYEVFGAGEPTIHLLMPDSIVSSRAWKAQVPFLARSHQVVVSDPPGNGRSGTPRTVDDMRERVRLDQQWAVLDAVGAQEAVLAGVCTGAGHALLMAAEAPDRVLGVCAINPGLRLTPPLAHRVAHDFDLPRETYVGWQKQNRHHWREDWHDFAEFFFAELFPEPHSTKQREDCVGWAASVATSTMELEYDAPGGIGADPDTAAAACRAVRCPVLVITGSLDQCQHPGRGVMVAELTGGEHVVIEGAGHLPQARDPVRVNLLLRDFLAGAPQLPRPVSISHPRTASPVSSNDRAAHTGRGIPGTGTTTWCLATAIDPGDPASPLAIRRSSLKAPAAG; this comes from the coding sequence ATGCGCGCGCTCGAACCCACGCGGACGGGATCCGTCGACCCGCACGGCGTCCCGATCCACTACGAGGTCTTCGGCGCAGGCGAGCCGACCATCCACCTCCTGATGCCCGACTCGATCGTCTCGAGCCGGGCCTGGAAGGCGCAGGTGCCGTTCCTGGCCCGCTCGCACCAGGTCGTGGTCAGCGACCCGCCCGGCAACGGCCGCAGCGGCACCCCCCGCACGGTGGACGACATGAGGGAGCGGGTCCGACTGGACCAGCAGTGGGCGGTGCTCGACGCCGTCGGGGCGCAGGAGGCGGTCCTGGCCGGGGTGTGCACCGGGGCCGGGCACGCGCTGCTGATGGCGGCCGAGGCGCCGGACCGGGTGCTCGGCGTCTGCGCGATCAACCCCGGCCTGCGGCTCACCCCGCCGCTGGCCCATCGTGTCGCCCACGACTTCGACCTGCCCCGCGAGACCTACGTCGGCTGGCAGAAGCAGAACCGCCACCACTGGCGGGAGGACTGGCACGACTTCGCGGAGTTCTTCTTCGCCGAGCTCTTCCCCGAGCCGCACTCCACCAAGCAGCGCGAGGACTGCGTCGGGTGGGCCGCGAGCGTCGCCACCTCGACCATGGAGCTCGAGTACGACGCTCCCGGCGGCATCGGCGCGGATCCGGACACCGCCGCGGCGGCCTGCAGAGCCGTCAGGTGCCCGGTGTTGGTCATCACCGGCTCCCTCGACCAGTGCCAGCACCCCGGGCGCGGCGTCATGGTCGCGGAGCTCACCGGTGGCGAGCACGTGGTGATCGAGGGCGCCGGCCACCTCCCGCAGGCACGCGACCCCGTCCGGGTCAACCTCCTGCTCCGCGACTTCCTGGCCGGGGCTCCTCAGCTGCCCAGGCCGGTCAGCATCAGCCACCCGAGGACCGCGAGCCCGGTGAGCAGCAACGACAGGGCCGCCCACACGGGGCGGGGGATCCCGGGGACCGGCACCACCACCTGGTGCCTCGCGACGGCGATTGACCCCGGTGATCCGGCGAGCCCCCTGGCGATCCGCAGGTCGTCGCTGAAGGCCCCGGCCGCCGGGTAG